Proteins found in one Leguminivora glycinivorella isolate SPB_JAAS2020 chromosome 4, LegGlyc_1.1, whole genome shotgun sequence genomic segment:
- the LOC125225735 gene encoding uncharacterized protein LOC125225735 isoform X2, giving the protein MGDSNKGGEPPTSEVREIPPELQSEKKPPDENSAVKFLNNMEALFTRMLASPQASTIGSSSQTGIVKLVQFNPEDVDADIEELQHKAPEDGRMSVRP; this is encoded by the exons ATGGGTGATTCTAATAAAGGCGGGGAACCGCCTACATCAGAAGTGCGAGAAATCCCGCCCGAATTGCAGTCTGAGAAAAAGCCACCAGATGAAAATAGTGCagtgaaatttttaaataacatgGAAGCGCTATTTACCCGCATGTTGGCATCACCGCAGGCTTCGACTATTGGTTCTAGCTCTCAGACCGGCATAGTGAAATTAGTGCAATTTAACCCTGAGGATGTCGACGCGGATATAGAAG AACTGCAACACAAAGCGCCCGAGGACGGTCGCATGTCAGTCCGGCCGTGA
- the LOC125225735 gene encoding uncharacterized protein LOC125225735 isoform X1: MGDSNKGGEPPTSEVREIPPELQSEKKPPDENSAVKFLNNMEALFTRMLASPQASTIGSSSQTGIVKLVQFNPEDVDADIEGWCKVTELIVKTKCLEGVDLLVALTRALKGRAATCLTKLNLNDLTWESVKQRLMAQFCRPKLSQDYFDEVLRFQIGSKETAPEAGLRLWNMIERIPKTQLEEEAITGFVISVLCQKDGIIRRELNAHAITTKAQLFRILGGISIKRRFDATETQEPESKRPRTTDARFPGKCHWCGISGHRQSECRKRRADTSATSNQQDASTPARTSEKTSTVTCYSCGNPGHLATHCQEKKSTSKVAERKEVNLCEQRLSRGVLRTSSELQHKAPEDGRMSVRP; encoded by the exons ATGGGTGATTCTAATAAAGGCGGGGAACCGCCTACATCAGAAGTGCGAGAAATCCCGCCCGAATTGCAGTCTGAGAAAAAGCCACCAGATGAAAATAGTGCagtgaaatttttaaataacatgGAAGCGCTATTTACCCGCATGTTGGCATCACCGCAGGCTTCGACTATTGGTTCTAGCTCTCAGACCGGCATAGTGAAATTAGTGCAATTTAACCCTGAGGATGTCGACGCGGATATAGAAGGTTGGTGCAAGGTTACTGAACTTATTGTGAAAACAAAGTGCCTAGAAGGTGTAGATTTGCTGGTAGCGCTCACGAGAGCACTAAAAGGACGTGCAGCTACCTGCCtaactaaattaaatttgaacGATTTGACATGGGAGTCAGTAAAGCAAAGATTGATGGCTCAGTTTTGTCGACCCAAGTTATCACAAGACTACTTTGACGAAGTTTTACGTTTTCAAATCGGGTCCAAGGAGACTGCACCAGAAGCTGGATTACGCTTGTGGAATATGATCGAACGAATTCCTAAGACACAATTGGAAGAAGAAGCGATAACTGGTTTTGTCATATCTGTATTGTGCCAAAAGGATGGCATTATACGTCGCGAATTGAATGCCCATGCTATTACTACTAAAGCTCAGCTTTTCAGAATCTTAGGCGGCATTTCAATTAAGCGACGATTCGACGCCACTGAAACTCAAGAACCTGAATCGAAGCGACCACGTACAACAGATGCTAGATTTCCTGGCAAATGTCATTGGTGTGGCATCTCTGGACATAGACAATCTGAGTGCAGAAAGCGACGAGCAGATACTTCTGCGACCTCTAACCAACAAGATGCTTCAACTCCGGCGCGTACTTCCGAGAAGACTTCAACAGTAACTTGCTACAGCTGCGGGAATCCTGGACACCTAGCTACGCATTGTCAAGAAAAGAAGAGCACTAGTAAAGTTGCTGAAAGGAAGGAGGTCAACCTTTGTGAACAACGACTGTCGAGGGGTGTCTTGAGGACGTCGTCCG AACTGCAACACAAAGCGCCCGAGGACGGTCGCATGTCAGTCCGGCCGTGA